From Hypanus sabinus isolate sHypSab1 chromosome 9, sHypSab1.hap1, whole genome shotgun sequence:
AGCTGCATGTGAAcctctgcctcacctggaagagctATTTAGGTCTGTGGATGCTGGTGAGAGAGGGGATAGAGAGGCAGGGGTTACACCTCCTATAGTTGCAGAGAAAAATACCAGGAGGTGGGGACAGATGAGATGATCAGGGAGTCAGAAAGAGAGTGGGCCCGCACAAACTAGATGGGGGTGGAGGAGAAGATGtgattggtggtgggatcacattGGAGCTGGTGGACGGTGAAGGAAGGAGTGTTGAATGCAGAGGGTaacagggtgaaaggtgaggaaCAAGTAGATCAATTTCTCTTCCAACTGGGGAGACTGGTATGTTGGGATGGGTTGGGATGGATGAGATGACAAGGGAGTCACAAAGGAAGTGGTCCCTAAACAAACCAGAAAGGGGAAAGGGCAAGGAGGAGGGGAAGTTGGATCATGTAGGGGCAGGTGAACAGTGGAGAAAGGTGCATTGGATACAGGTGCTGatggggtgaaaggtgagaaactAGTGGATCTATTGCTCTTCTGTCTGGGGAGGGGGCTGGTGAGAGCAAACATGCCATCTCAGTGAAGTCTGAGGACTCAGAACCACAACTAATTGGACAATAGCAGGTACAGCACAGGATAAAGGGGCAGAAATCAATAGCCCGAATATCGGTAGCAAGAAGAATTGGTATTACTGATAACAGTGGAGCCCTGGAGACACAAGGCACAAGAGCTGCTGCCTTGGCTCAGTCAGTAATAAAAGCTGGAAAAAGATAGAGAGATCAAATAGCAAATTGTAGTACAACAAGCATGGAtccagagagaggggggggggagaggggggggggagagagggggggggagagaggggggggagagagggggggggagagagggggggggagagagggggggggagagaggggggggagagaggggggggggagagagggggggggagagagggggggggagagagggggggggagaggggggggggagagaggggggggagagaggggggggagagaggggggggagagaggggggggagagagggggggggagagagggggggggagagaggggggggagagaggggggggagagagggggggggagagagggggggggagagaggggggggggagagaggggggggggagagaggggggggagagaggggggggagagaggggggggagagagggggggggagagagggggggggagagaggggggggggagagagggggggggagagagggggggggagagaggggggggggagagaggggggggagagagggggggggagaggggggggggagagggggggggagaggggggggtgagaggggggggagagaggggggggagagaggggggggagagagggggggagagaggggggggagagagggggggagagagggggggagagagggggggagagaggggggggagagaggggggggagagagggggggggagagagggggggggagagaggggggggagagagggggggagagaggggggggagagagggggggagagagggggggagagaggggggagagagggggggagagagggggggagagagggggggagagaggggggggagagggggggagaggggggggagaggggggggagaggggggggagagagggggggagagggggggagagaggggggagagaggggggagagaggggggagagagggggagagagggggggagagggggggagaggggggggggagagggggggggagagggggggggagagggggggggagagggggggggagagggggggggagagggggggggagaggggggggagagaggggggggggagagagggggggagagaggggggggagagaggggggggagagaggggggggagagaggggggggagagagggggggggagagagggggggggagagagggggggggagagaggggggggagagagggggggggagagaggggggggagagagggggggggagagaggggggggagagggggggggagagagggggggggagagagggggggggagagggggggggagaggggggggagagggggggggagagggggggggagagtggggggagagagggggggagagagggggggagagagagggggggagagagaggggggggagtgagggggggggagagagggggggggagagaggggggggggtgagagggggggggagagagggggggggagagtggggggggtgagagggggggggagagagggggggggagagaggggggggagagaggggggagagagggggggagaggggggggagagggggggggagagaggggggggagagagggggggggagagaggggggggagagagggggggggagagagggggggggagagaggggggggtgagagaggggggggagagaggggggggagtgaggggggggagagaggggggggagagagggggggagagagaggggggggagagagagggggggagagagaggggggagaggggggggggaggggggggagaggggggggagaggggggggagagggggggggagagggggggggagaggggggggagggggggggagaggggggggggagaggggggagaggggggagaggggggggggagggggggagagggggggagagggggggagagggggggagaggggggggagaggggggggagggggggggggggagagggggggggagagaggggggggagagggggggagagagagggggagagagagggggggagagaggggggagagagggggggagagagggggggagagtggggggggagagagggggggggagagggggggggagaggggggggagagagaggggggagagagggggggagagagaggggggagagagaggggggagagagagggggagagagggggggagagagagggggggagagagagggggggagagagagggggggagaggggggagagagaggggggagagagagggggggagagagagggggggagagagagagagagagaaagaaagaaaaggtgccTTTCTGGAGATGCCTACTGACTAGCCACTCAGTACACCACCATGCATTTTTACAATTATAATACTACAAAGTGCATTTTGTCCAAAAATTATTGCTGTCATACACATTTTACAATCATGGTATATGTTCTAATTATATAGTTAATGCATGATTACCACAGTTATCAATCCTGCTGTGCTTTTATACTTTGTCATAGATATTGACAGATGTTGTGCAATACATATTCTATTGTACATTAACATAAGTAATAATGCAGactattaaatatttaaatataattGCCCAAATTAAGTATTATCAATGATAACCAATATTATACACACTATATCATATATATGCCTAATAGCAttagatatacactcagtggccttttTATTGGGTGCaggagtgtacctaataaattgaccacaggagtggaacctggtgtggtctttttctgctgctgtaacccatccatctTCAGACTGTGAGGCATtgtacgttcagagatgctcttctgcacactactgttgaaACGTGTTTACtcaagttactgtcaccttcctgtcagctttaaccagtctggccattctcctctgacctctctcattaccaaAGCACTGTCACAACAGAACTGCTTGTTCTtcatgccattctctgtaaactgtgcATCAAAATCCCAGaggatcatcagtttctgagatactcaagccatccCCATcaggcactaacaatcattccacattcttcctcattttgatgtttgatctgaacaactgaacctcttgaccatgtctgcaagctatgtgttgagttgctgcaacatgattagctggttagatacttgcattaatgagtaggtgtacaagagtaccgaataaagtggccactgagtgtaataaCAACATATTGTATAATCAACATTACATTTAGCCTGCATAGTACATTATATGAAATAATGTATCTCGCAGCAATGCGCCTAAGATTTCTGTAGGTATTGTTTTGACATTTAATTAATACGTTCTATTGGAGGTACAATAGTGAGGgagcaaagttcaaaggaaatttattattgaagtaaatAAATGTGTGTGTAAACATACACACTATCCtaattcattgtcttgcaggcatactcaatgaccataatagaatcaatgaaagactgcactaacaGGGTGGACAACTATTGTGCACATACAAAAAGAAagggtaaataaataaacaaacaaacaagcaaacaagcaacaaatatcaagaatatttcatgagtccttgaaagtgtgtcataaggtgggcgttgggaacggacccaaatgcaagtcacagacactgaactaccaggaacaggactaggtgtgagaaggaagcaagggaagtgagaaagaaaggacactggacatgacacaggccctaCACGAAACAGGATTCCTGGCCTGGGCAAGGACTTGACTAAGATAGCGGAACCAGggcatggaactgggaactagaagcctgggcttggactccgagccagagactgggcaaggacccagaacctgggtcttgactcaagCTCGGATTCCAGAACTAGGCGAGGgcaagacgtggctacaggacaatGAGAGACAACAGGACTGaacgtgagactcctggacaggacgaGGGAaacccagcaccgggctgggtgAGACACATGGACAAGACAAGAACACAAAGCCGTGGCTTGGACAGAACAAGGTTCTTGGACATGGCTAGAACTGGACAAGACCccaaagccttgacttggttgaggaagagacaggaatgcagagtcttggtcaagggagagacagtaacatggaacacagagctgggacccctccttggaaacaggacatagggccaggactcatacacagaacacagagccaggatccCTCCGTGGGttcaggacgtagggctgggactcattacaccaTCAATACAATGAGATGGTTCCCAACACAAGATAGCAGCAGACAGctggacctacctagtgaaggcatggacacTGTCAgctcccaacactaggtagcggcagacggccagacctacctagcgaaggcgtggactcagagacagttcaaaacaacgaaagacagttccttatcttgctccagtggttgaacttgacagcagtgaaggcgaggctccaggaggaaggtgaagggaaggggttTGGACAgcaacaatccagcagccagaggctgaatcctgaagctatttatgaagtcAGCCCAAACgcgaatcagctgcctcaacagaatctggggaaacccggaaaacctggaataaggaacatggaccagaccgtgaactggaatgtgaatttcatggactggaccatgacaaagTGAGTCtaatttgtgggaacagttcagtgatggggcaagtgaagttgtccactttggttcaagagcttgatggttgaagggtaataactgttcctgaacctggtggtataggtcctgaagcttctgtatcttcttcctgatggcagcagtgaaaagagagcatggtatGGCTTTTGTGGTAGTTGTCAGATGCTTACTCCACCTCTTTACTTTTGAGTCCTGATAaaaggtcttggtccaaaacattgactatttgttcccctccatagatgctgcctgacctgctgagttcctccagcatttcaagtGAACTGCTCAAAGATTTCCAgccctacagaatctcttgtgtttagaactGTTAGAGGTAGGGTGGCTTGTGAGGTTCCTTCACAGCACTTTGAGGTTCTCAATGTCATGATTGCTCCTTCTAAAAGTCTGGACAGAGATGTGTGGATTCTGAGGAAATAATGTGGTTTCTTATCATAACGGAACACAAAATTTTTTATCCATGTTTGACATCATCTACAATACAGCTTTGGTCAACTGAAGAAATAGGAACTCAAACCTGGCAGAAAATACCTGGTCTACCATCAGTAGAGATCCGGCCCTGTAAACCTGACTACCAGGGAGGAATcatacctctggtgaaggggcttggtGTTtctattctggggcagctcactcatcttTTGTCCCAACCagggctctcacctgtggcttcaagtagctgtttgcatgtaatAGCAATAACGACCACACCCCATTACACTGCCtcaacaggcaggctaaaccaggttaGGGGAGCCAACTGCCTCATACGCTGGAGAGATAAGGTCCTAGTGTGTGAAGTCAGACTGggcagtgagatccaatggacAGAAAGGCAGTTCTGCAATGCTTCATGGCAAATTATGGCCATCCACTGCAACAAAGGAAAATACCAGTTATGATGCTTGTTCATACCGCAAGACCCTGAATTcagaggtcaagagagtggaactgcaatGGCttgtccactttaaaaactcttcgGCACAGGTCTCTTGCCATGATGGCCAACCAACACAGCAGGCACCTTAAGGCACTGGAACTAAATCCACCCACTAAATCCTACAACCTCAGGGGAAGGACGGGCAACAATGCCCTCTTCCACACAGCATGGGAAAGGCAGCACTGGGGGTGGGCAGCACTGAGGGTGAGCAGCACACTCCCAGATGGATTGTGTGGAGGTAGTACTTCACTCCTGGAAAGCATGTCTTTTAGACGGATACAGAAGAGGCTGTAGATGCTTGAACCCAGCGCAAAAATAAATTGctgaaggaacccagcaggtcagatcTGTGGATGCAGAGGGATAAGTTCaggaccctacatcaggactgataGCCTTTTGGATGACACATTAAACATAAGAGATGGGCTGTCTCGGGTGGACCTAACAATTACACTCTTTCTAATCCAAACGCGAGattgcagatgctaaaaatccagTCATACACGCAaattactgaaggaactcagccagtcaggcagcatctatggagaggaataaacagccaacgttTCAAGCAAGATTTATGAGAGTCTTCaagatttgtttctttttcctctccttggatgcttcctgacccgctgagttcttcctgcattttgtgtgtatgcgtGTTGCAGAATTTTACTGGGTTCAGTAATGGTTTCAGCACTGGCTCACGGCAGTCTGAGAGACGCTGGAGATGGAGAGCGCCCAGCTCAAACTAGACTGCCTGATACAGAGATGGCGTTCCTTTGCGGCATTCAGGGACGTAGATGGAGCTACTGAAATTCAAGGCTCAACCCGGGTGAACCCggagagaaggggtggggtgtccGAGCAACACCGCCGCCTGCTGACAGGTGCAGTTGCAATGTGACTTTCTGTCACTGTACGTATGGGACAGGAGAGAATGAATTGCGAATACGTGTGTTGGGCACAGGTCTCGACCTCTATCTCTAACCACAATGAACTCACACGGTCTGGTAACAGTACAGGCTTGTAAACATTAACGTGCAATAAGATGTGGTATGTGACATAGACAATGTTAGGTGCAGGGAGTTGGAAGGAAGcaagtatggatctatttctataTTAATATTctgattcaagattgttcattGTCAATCTTCAAtaaacaagtgtaaaggagaacgaagtgattgttactctggatgccATCTAGCATAAAAACAATAAATGTAACTACATAAGATTCGCTTATgtgcttccaatagtgggggcAATAAAGGGGATAAgcccccactacctattaaatgctcccaatggcgtccgcctcaaatagcctctgacagctcctggtcttcacggGTGGTTTAGCTGCTAAACCAGCGGAACCGTTCCCTCTGCCAGGAGAAGGGGCGCAAGCGGGATACTGGCGGCTTAAAACCAGTCTCTTCGGACAGATGGGGCTTGTCGGCAGTgggttggcagctcatcgagaAGAAGGAAGGCTCTGATCTCAAATTCCCGCTGTCTTGCGGCTGACACCTATTCAGCGGGGAAAGCTTCGGGAATAAACCCCGGGGAAAAATCCGGGGCTGGGgtccctacgttgagttcaacgctgactgacaactcctgtggcgccgctggtgccaaacttgctgcatgggtaacagcttgctctccatatcgtactgccccggTCTGCGTATCAaaacagctaggacgcaacatgTGTGGTCGACCCCGACTAACGGTGGCTTTagtgaggaccagagggcatagctttgaagaaatatagaaacatagaaatctaagcacgcattacagacccttcggcccacattgttgtgccgaccatgtaacctactttagcagctgcctagaatttcccagcagcatagcactctattttgctaagctctgtgtacctatctaagagtctcttaaaagaccctattgcagaGGGACGcccgtttagaacagaggtgaagaggaatttctttagccaaaaggtagtgaatctgtggaattcattgccacacacggctgtggagcccaagtcattgggtatatttaaaacggagCTTGGCTATTCAGGGCGTAAAATgtttcggggagaaggcaggagaatggggttgagatggataataaaacagccataatggaatgaaggagcagactcgatgggccgaatggccaaattctgctcctataccttatggtcataTACATACGCTGATTACACGCACATAAAGtgactgtacataaggtgaccgacaggaaatgataaattagtgggtggaggtgttgatcagcctggcggtttgggggaaggaactgtttttgagtctggtggtccctcTTCATTGCGGTTCATTGGTTAAATGGGTACTTATTAACAGAGTTTGATAATGTTTCGGACACTTGTGTAATGTAACACAGGAACCGGGTCCTGTAAATTGTAATAATGCATTTATTACAGCGGAGTGGCGTACTGTTTTGACAATGATTGCGTGCGGAAAGAATTAACGGTGAAATAcaattagaatttttttttaatgccagaTGCCGCCTCAGAGCGAAATCCGTGCAGCTGGCTCGGAGCCGGCGGCAGAGAGCCTCAGGTGTCAGCACTCTGAGAGTCTGATCTTCCGCTCCACCGCTCTTCCGACCCCGCTTAACCCCTTCAGTGCCCGAATCTCCTCCCTCAATTGCGTCAGACCTTCTCCTCTCAACCCGTGACATCGAAGGAAGCCGTttcggcccatctaatccatgcaaGCCCTCAGAACAATCCAATTCCACACACCCCGATCCAGTCAACTTACAAGCTCAGTATCTTTGGGATGCGGAAGTCACtgggagagcgtgcaaactccacatagtcaGTACCCGGGGTCGCTGGAGTTTTGAGCGGCACTACCCCCTGCCTTTATGTCTCCTCCCGCTGGATTCCCAGCCAAAATACAAATCAAAATTGCTAGATATTGCATTCAGTAAAACTTCTGAAAATGTTACATTAGATTTCAATGCATTCCTTTGACGTTGTCCCGTTTGTATTGGGCAAGATTGGAGTTAATGCACTTTGAAACCGCTATGTTAAGATTGAAACACTTTAATTGACGTTCCCGGAAATTGATTTGCCCTAAAGTCACTTTAGAAATGAACGCGATAAGTATGAGAAGGTGGGAGCGTTGAGTTTCCAGCTGTCTCGTTCGGTGATGAAAGGGTTACGGGTGATGtcagtatttttttctctttctctcccctccctcgcTCGCCGGTATCCGGGTCTAATGTTGAAATGGCCGCAGACGAGAGAAGAGACTTCATCCAGACTCCAAGCTCTGCCACAATCAGCAAAGACCTGCCCATCAAAGCCACCAATAACTGCACCGCCGGCGCGGCCAGTAACCCGATCAATAGCCACGCTCCCAGCGCCGTTGCCAAATCCACCTTCCCACTGGCCAGCACTCCTTTCATCCGAATGAAGGACCAGGACGCGATTAAACTCTTCATCGGGCAGATTCCCAGGAACCTCGAAGAGAAAGACCTGAAGCCTTTATTCGAGGAGTTTGGGAAAATTTATGAGCTTACAGTGCTGAAAGAcagatacaccgggatgcacaaaGGTGAGCGGAGAGCATCAACAACGATGCCCACAGAGAGAGCAGGTGCAACTGCTTATTATTGACGTGTAACCCTATTTTTAAACTGCAGATCTGGTGGAGAGGGGTAATGCTCTCCCTTATAGAGAGAAGCCGACACTAAAGAAAGCAGAGCAAGCAACCACTTTATGTTTTAAAAGCAAGAAATAGACAAAGAGAACAGATGATCCAGTGTTGGGGGAGCTGAGAGAATGTGGTTGAGGATTGGGAGAGAGGGCTGGAGGAAGGAGACTGGGAACAAAGGGATGGGACGCCTGTGGGTGATTCGGCTGGCTGGGAAACAGACTCCCCCCAAATGTGTACTGGTCTAGGTTAATCAACTAAAGCCACCACATCAGGCACGATGCGAGTGCATTGGCATAAAATATCTTTatgaaataataaacacaatggattgcgttttttaaaaaaaataaaagcaagaTCTGGAACAAATGTTTAGTGCATGGTCACAAAATATCCTTATTAAATCAAAACACGAGAACACAATAGACTAGACTAAAACAAGCAAGAACTGGAACCAATATATTTATGACAATCATGTTGTGGGCTCCTCTATCTCTCCTGTACTCTGAAATCACAAGAGTACACATACTGATGGTAgtggcagggggtggggggggggtgcgcggGCGAAGAACGAGCGAGTTTGATCAAATATAGAGTTACATCGCTGCCGAGTTAAAAATCTGCAACGCTGATAAATTATACCCAGACAATAGACAGCACAATGAGAGAGAAGGACACCGCCAGGAGACTTCCCCATTCCATGCCTCATATTCCAGGGAGGAATGGTTTTCTTTTCTGGGTATAATCAGCTTTTTACGGGGTGGGGAGGGTATTGAGAGGCAGATTGAACAGGAGGCGAAGGGAAGAGGCAGGGTATCCTGGGTCAGCATAGGCCCAGCTGGGGGAACAGTGTTTCAGCAGAGCGAAAGAGAGCGGGATGGACCATCAGTTAAGCGGTTTGAAACAGAGGAAGCTTCCTTTTACCGCACATAAATTAGACAATACATGCTGTGCCTTCGGATATTAATCGGACAATATAACAGTGACATTTACAAGCCTTCAAAGGAGTGTATTAGACTAATGTGTGAGGAGGATTGGGTTACTCTGGATTTACAAGGTATCGAGGAGcaccaccattcccctcccccagtccCCACCCTTCCCTCTTTGACCTAATAAATGGTTTGTGTCACTAAAACTGCAAAGAGTACAAAGTCGCTGATTGAACTTTGTCAAACCTGACACACAACTGAAATGATCAAAAATCAACTTGGACCACGCCAGTCACAGAGGGACGTCCCATGGTCTGCACACTGACCCAGTTACACGGGGACGTCCCATGGTCTGCACACTGACCCAGTCACACGGGGACGTCCCATGGTCTGCACACTGACCCAGTCACACGGGGACGTCCCATGGTCTGCATACTGACCCAGTCACACGGGGACGTCCCATGGTCTGCATACTGACCCAGTCACACAGGGACGTCCCATGGTCTGCACACTgacccagtcacacagtgactTTCCTTGGTCCGTACACTGACCCAATGGCAACAGGTTCTCCCGTGGTCTGCACACTGAGGCAGCCGCACTGGGACCTTCCGTGGTCTGGACTCTGACCCGGTCATACAGAGACCTCTCATTGCCCGTACATTGACCCAGTCATACAGTGTATAGTCATCCTTTGGTCCATACACTGGCCCAGTGGCAACAGGGATCTTCCATGGTCTGCACACTGGCCCACTGGTGACAGGAACCTCCCACAGTCCATACACTGCTTCAGCAGTGACAAGGACTACCCatgtccacacactgacccagttGCACAAGGCCTTCCCACGGTCCCATCGGAAACAAGAACCTCCCAtagtccccacactgacccagtgaTGGCAGAGGCCTCAGGTATCAATGTGAAGACCACCGGAGCCCCTGTCACCACCGGCTCAGTGTGCAGACCATGAGAGGTCCCTATCACCACCAGATCAGATGGAGGTTCTTGTGTGACCAGGGCAACACGTGGACCACGGGGGTCCCTGTAGTCACTGGGTCAGTGTGCAGACCATGAGAGGTCCAGTCACCAGCAGGTCAGTGTGCAGACTATAGGAGGTTCCTTTGTTACCAGATCAATGTGTGGATCACAGGAGATCCCTGTCACCAGCAGGTCAGTGTGCAGACCATGGGAGGTTCCTTTGTTACCAGATCAACGTGTGGACCACAGGAGATCCCAGTTACCACCAGTTCAGTGTGCAGACCATAGGAGGTTCCTGTGTAACCGGGACAACATGGGGACAGAAGCTTCCCATGGTCTGTACATTGACCCAGTCACGCAGAAAGTTCCTGTGGGCCACACCTAGACccagtagtgatagggaactccCATGGTCCGTACATTGACCCGATTACCCAGGAACCTCCTGTGGTCCTCACACTGACCGTCACACAGGAACCTCCCGTGATCTGCACACTGACCCAGTACCTATCGGAAAGTCCCATGGTCTgcacactgaccagtcacacaagGATATCCTGTGGTCGGCACACTGACCCAGTGTCAACAGGGGTCTCTCAGGCTTGCACATTGACCAGGTCAGACAGGAAACCTCCCATGGTCGGCACACTGACACACTGGTGACAGGGACCTCCTCTGGTCTGCATATTGACCCTGTCACACAGGCGCCTCCCATGTCCGCACACTGACCCTGTGGTGACAGGGACTCCTGTGGTCTACACACTGACTGAGTCACGTCGGACCTCCCGTGGTCTGCACACTGATCTAATGTGACAGGGACAGCCTGTGCTCTGCCCACTGACCTACTGTGGTCCGTACACTGACCGTTCATGCCAGCAGCTCCCCAGCCACAATCTTGCGGGCGGTGGGGCAAGTACCACACATGGTACAGGTTTATGAAAAGTATGATTATagaagaatcagatttattggcCGACAAA
This genomic window contains:
- the LOC132400100 gene encoding uncharacterized protein LOC132400100, which gives rise to MKGVLASGKVDLATALGAWLLIGLLAAPAVQLLVALMGRSLLIVAELGVWMKSLLSSAAISTLDPDTGERGRGEKEKKILTSPFTENGMKNKQFCCDSALSLPPPLPPPPSPPSPPPLPPSPPLSPPLPPSPPPLPPLPPLPPPSPPPSPPSPPPSPPPSPPPLPPLSPPSPPPPPPLSPPPLSPPSLPPLSPPPLSPPPLSPPLSPPPSLPPLSPPPSLPPLSPPPSPPPLPPSLPPLSPPSLPPPLSPPLSPPPLSPPLSPPPSHPPPSLPPPPPHSPPPSPPPSPPPLPPPLPPPLSPPLSPPPSPPPLSPPLSPPPLSPPLSPPPLSPPLSPPPSLPPPPPPSPPPSPPPSPPPSPPPSPPPSPPPSPPPLSPPLPPSPPPLSPPPLSPPSLPPLSPPPLPPPLPPPSPPPSLPPLSPPPLSPPPSLPPPLSPPPLSPPLSPPPSLPPLSPPPLS